In the genome of bacterium, the window AGATAGGATAAGGCGAGTTGAAGAAAAAATCGCCTCATTACCACAAAAGCCCAATTTAATACGAAATGAGGCGAGATTCAGAAAGGAAATTGGTAATTTGTAACCGGTATTGGGTACCAATAGGGTTCTGCAAAATAGGATTTGGGAGAGATAACTGAGAGTTAGACCTGAAATTAGAGATAAAAATTCAAATATCAAATATCAAAATGCAAAATTACAAATCAAATTTCAAAAAGGACTTCAAGAAAAGACTGTATAACTTTACTCTGCGACTTATAGAACTCATCGATAAGTTGCCAAAGGATAGTGTTTCTCAAAGAATTGGTGATCAATTATTACGGAGTGGTACAAGCATCATTGGGAATTATATTGAAGGGCAGGCGGCGAGTAGTAAGAAAGATTTTACTAATTTCTTTAATACATCTTTAAAGTCAACTAACGAAAGTAAGTTATGGCTTGCATTACTTCGTGA includes:
- a CDS encoding four helix bundle protein, translating into MQNYKSNFKKDFKKRLYNFTLRLIELIDKLPKDSVSQRIGDQLLRSGTSIIGNYIEGQAASSKKDFTNFFNTSLKSTNESKLWLALLRDSKRAKPEEVAGFLKELEEFGNIFASSILTLKGKR